The Carassius carassius chromosome 16, fCarCar2.1, whole genome shotgun sequence genome window below encodes:
- the LOC132159303 gene encoding gastrula zinc finger protein XlCGF7.1-like encodes MAACRLPCPGFRHQCNTVRKDDGQGISLSVKLLPNNHTFTKAPPTIESPSVKLLPLQFINTCWNIPISLQVKRSIKASGRKCEVNKENEELNKEEKHHVKTGQKPLSPSQTKQKDFKKKRDKKSFICTQCGKSCTKKHSLEIHMRIHTGEKPFTCDQCEKSFTQSSNLKKHMIVHTGEKPFTCDQCHTSFTQSSNLKKHMIVHTGEKPFTCDQCEKSFTQSSNLQRHMIIHTEEKLYECDQC; translated from the exons ATGGCGGCGTGCCGGCTTCCttgtcccgggtttcggcaccagtgtaatacAGTTCGGAAAGATGATGGACAAGGAA TATCACtttcagtgaagctcctccccaACAATCACACCTTCACTAAAGCTCCTCCCACAATAGAATCAccttcagtgaagctcctcccactgcAGTTCATCAATACATGCTGGAATATTCCCATCAGTCTACAAGTGAAGAGGAGCATCAAAGCTTCAGGAAGAA AGTGTGAAGTAAACAAGGAAAATGAAGAATTGAATAAAGAGGAGAAACATCATGTCAAAACTGGTCAAAAACCTTTGAGTCCCTCTCAAACCAAACAGAAAGATTTTAAGAAGAAAAGAGACAAGAAATCTTTCatctgcactcagtgtggaaagagttgcACAAAAAAACATAGTCTTGAGATTCACATgagaatccacactggagagaaaccattcacatgtgatcagtgtgagaAGAGTTTCACACAATCCTCAAACCTTAAGAAACACATGAtcgttcacactggagagaaaccattcacatgtgatcagtgtcaTACGAGTTTCACACAATCCTCAAACCTTAAGAAACACATGAttgttcacactggagagaaaccattcacatgtgatcagtgtgagaAGAGTTTCACACAATCATCAAACCTTCAGAGACACATGATCATCCACACTGAAGAGAAACTTTATGAATGTGATCAGTGTTGA